The window atagaaatatatgtaagattttcatatttcttaaataagaaaaatttattttaaaattcctgttttattttatacttattATAAATTAACTTTTTTCTATGTTATATAAATTTCTTTTCCATACTGTAATATTTATAAAGCAATACAAACCCCCATGAAACAGTGCCAACACTGTGATCATCATTAGTTGATTATACATACAATACATAGTGACTGCAGTTTATCTTTAACATCTATGCTTTTAAGCTGCTGATGTCATCTTTTTCTTTAGTTTATTCCTTTTATATTTGGATGGATTTGAGTTCacatgtgttttcttttgttttttcatcctGTTTTTGTTCCTTTCCTCTCCATCGCTGATTGTTTTCGAATACACCATGTCACATAGACACTGAAATTAAAGGTTTCCCATTCCTAGTGTGGATGGATAACAGCCAACTCAAAATAGAAGAATAAGCCCAGATATTGCTGCATGGATGATATAATAGTACACTCTAAAAAATGATTCATGGGGTTAGTAAGTAAAGCTTAAAATTAATAGCTTTTTCTGCATAAAAAATTAAGTTTGTTGCATGTACACATTGTAATCAGTTGATAACTTAATTTAATGAGTTGGtcgaaatgaaaataaagaaaacagtctTAGCTCAGTAATATATCGATTTTGAACAGACATTTCTGTGTTAACTTAACATGAAAGTGTATTCAGTTAATACAACTTAAAAATCTCGTAAGCGTCCTTTAAAAGCTGAGTACAAGGCTGACTTGCCCGGACATGTTGTGCTCTCAGACCACTGATCGAAAGAAACGGAGGCAAAGAGAGAAAGCAGAGAAGCGGCATTTTGTACGGAACATTATCAAACGTTAAAGCTTTGTGGTGAGTACAATTTTTTGCCTTGTTTTATTCACAGCAGCTAATAATAACTCTAACTTTAACTCTATCAACACGCACTGCAAGAAATCCTTTTTACACAACACTAAACTCTTCCTCGGCGAGTGGTGGTGATAAGCTAGTAACGTTACACTTCTGGCTAACTTGTGAAGTAATTCGACCGTAACATTAGTCTTTGTTAAGTTTTGTTTTACAGTGGCAGCCAAATGGTGTTAATTGACACTGAGCTTCTGTAGCAGTAGTTTTAACTCTGCAAAGACAGGGTAATAcacgtttttcttctttctactTTGAAATCGTTGCAGCGTTGATGAAGGTTTGACCAGCAAAAGGCTGGGCCATTTTACATTCATGACTAAACAAATGTAGGTTACTGAGTATACATTCGGTTTAACATAGATGCATTTTGATGTTTAAGTCCTAGAGTTATTTTTATGTGAGATTGAAGTTTGTTAATTGAGCCCTAGCTGAAGAACAGCCTGTGTCAAAGTTCAGTCAAAAAACGCGGGCGAGGAAGCGAACGCCATGTTGTAGAAACGCCACAGGAAAGATCTTAAGTAACATTCATAAACTAGTTGTTTTAATGACATTACATTGAGTGTGCAttagcacataaaatataattttgctCTTTTGGGTGTTAACTGCAGATACATAAGCGCAGTTGTATCACTTAAGAAAAAATATCTTTGATTTggaaacataacataacattctcCATTCGCAGGCAGGAAGTTGTCAATCAAGCACCAAAAATCAATGACCTGAAAGAAAGATGGCCTGCTCTTTTTGATGCAGTTCGGGTAAATATTTTTCCATAAGATAATTTGCAGTATGTATTCTTTTAAAGTAAATTGTATACATTAACATGTTGTGCctatttgtgccttttttttatACAGATAAACCAAGAATTCAGAAGGATCACCACTGTTAACCTGGAGACAACATTCATGGCAAAGCTGGACCAGTACTCTCAGAAAATAATGTCCTTGCTGTCCTCAAGAGGAGGGGCTGCAAAAATGCGCATTCGGCGCATCCAGAACATGCTGCTAGaggtatgaatgaatgaaatgtagTTTATTTCAAATAGGATAATCcacttttttttcccaataGGTGATATTGAGTCTTAAAAGGTAGCTGTTTACAACTCAACTATGTCAAATTATTGTTTAGAGCTTGAGGCACAAATATCAATTAAAACTATAAAtacttaataataaaacaaattataGGTGATGTAGATCATGATTGGCAGAGTAATTTGCAagattttgcagtttttctatTTGTTACCTGGATTTTTCAAGTTCATGAATTGATCATttcagagaaatggctctttgaaATGATCAATTCATTATTTTGATTATCACTGGAAATCTATAATTGGTACAGTTCAGGCCATATAAAGTcaatccttttttctttttttttttggatgtaaTTATCAAAAACCCATCCTCCTCGAAGAGCAGTTCGACATTCTTTTTCTTATTCACAGGACGATTCTGTGGAGAGAAGGCGAGAGGTCGCTATCCGTGGCTTAGTGGTGTATCTCAGGGAAAAGGAGGAGGATCTCTTCAAAGAGCAGGTAAATCAGACATGACTATACTTTGTATTAGAGGTACGATCTAATCTATTATTAATTGATTTCTAAATTAATCGGCAACTATTTTGATAATTGATTGATCGGTTTAAGtaattattttagaaaaagaaGTCCAAATTCTCTGGTTTCAGCTTCATAAATGTGAATCGTTTCTGGTTTCTTTACTCCTCTATGACAGCAAACTGAATATGTTTGACATTTGAGGTCATCATATTGGGCTCTGAGAAACATTGACATTTTTCAccattttctgacattttctgGACCAAACAACTAATCAGATAatcgtcaaaggagcttgcaaagagaaccttcacagacataatcaGATAACTAAAATTGTTAGTTGCAGCCCTATTTTGTGTTACTCTCATGTATAAGTATGAttacttaaaacatttatattgaTTCTGATCTACCAGGATGGTGGCGGGGATATTACCAATGAAGTGATGAAGATTGTAACCAGAGGTGCCACAACGTCTGATCCAGCCAGCGCAAGGATCATACTTGAAGGAACAGAAGTCCTAGCAGACCTGGATGTACCCAGAGCCTGTGCCTTGCTAATGGGGCTGATATATGCACTCAACCTCAGCTACCCAAAAGAACTGAAAAACACTTTTGAAAAACACTTTTGAAGTGTTTCAAAAGATATTCCTCGAGCTGGATGATCTGAAAGCCAGTCCTAAGGTAATGTCACTAAAAAGTAAACTGTTGTACTAAAAAATGTGAAGAGTGAGGCTATCCTCAAATTAAACGGGAAATGTTCCACTGTTGTTTGCAATGTGTTGTGTTACATACTGTACAGTAGGCAGTAGGTGTAAAGTTGAGCGTTGAGCATTAAGTACACCTAGTTAAAAATAATGCACTTTAAAAGGATAGCTCGGGTCTTTTGAAGTGAGGCTGTATATGAGGTACATATGTATTGTGAGTGTATTACACACAGTAGATGGCAGTCAGTAAGCTCCACCTACGGAGAAGCAGACGGGGCCACCGGCACGCAAGATGAGCCTCCATCATAATAAAACTAATGTCAGTTTAAATGTACATTATATCAAGAATATGTTTACTGCTTTATTTTGCTATCAGACAGCCTTTTCTGTGAGGAAAGAGAAGTTCTACTGCTTGTTGTTTCAATCGCTCTGGCCCACCAGCGTCCATGGACAAAAACAGCAATTTTACCTGACAGCACACAGGAGTTGCTGGTCTCCTGCTGCCTTGATCAGTAAGTGTAATTGTGTTATTTGGTGACTTTGGTGTTAGTTCGGGTTAGTTCAGATTTACCAAagtcacacaaacaaactgagCCTATCGTGCGTGTTGGTGGCAGGAATGTGCTGACTGCTGTCTACTGTGTGTAATACACTCACAATGTACTTCATACttaaaaaaacctaaactatCACTTTAACACAAACAAACTTGAATCAGAGCATGACTGTCAAAATGTTCAGTCTTTTTGAGACAGATTTACAGGGGTGTTTTATGTCATTTATTTTATGGAGGCAACAATTTTGTCTGCTATTGAAATGTCAATGAGTCTGGAATGGTGGACTGGTGTTCTAATAAACA is drawn from Maylandia zebra isolate NMK-2024a linkage group LG12, Mzebra_GT3a, whole genome shotgun sequence and contains these coding sequences:
- the LOC112435625 gene encoding uncharacterized protein LOC112435625; translated protein: MAKLDQYSQKIMSLLSSRGGAAKMRIRRIQNMLLEDDSVERRREVAIRGLVVYLREKEEDLFKEQDGGGDITNEVMKIVTRGATTSDPASARIILEGTEVLADLDVPRACALLMGLIYALNLSYPKELKNTFEKHF